A genomic segment from Paenibacillus sp. FSL K6-1096 encodes:
- a CDS encoding FAD-dependent oxidoreductase, protein MKVAVIGCTHAGTAAIVNTAQLYPDAEITVYERNDNISFLSCGIALYVGGVVKDPHGLFYSSPEQLAALGVQTKMRHEVINVDTARRTLKARNLVTGEELEDTYDKLIMTTGSWPVVPKLEGIDLEGILLSKNYHHSNTIIEEAQKVKRITVVGAGYIGVELVEAFQMNGKEVTLIDGEERILSKYLDEEFTAPIEQSLKDHGIKLALGEKVASFAGENGRVTKVITSKGEHETDLVILCIGFRPNTELLKGQVDMLPNGAIMVNDYMQTSLPDVYAAGDSCAIHYNPTGKHAYIPLATNAVRMGTLVARNLVEHTIPYMGTQGTSGIKIYEDNIAGTGLTEEAAKAEGMDTESVMLVDNYRPEFMPTFEQVQVKVVYERTTRRILGAQIMSKMDLTQSINTVSVCIQNKMTVDQLAFIDFFFQPHYNKPWNFLNTAGLQALPKPAPVKEPVHA, encoded by the coding sequence ATGAAAGTTGCAGTCATTGGATGTACCCACGCCGGAACGGCCGCTATTGTGAACACCGCCCAGTTATACCCGGATGCCGAGATTACGGTCTACGAGCGTAACGATAATATTTCGTTCCTGTCCTGCGGTATTGCCCTGTATGTCGGGGGAGTCGTCAAGGACCCGCATGGATTATTCTATTCTTCGCCGGAACAGCTGGCTGCGCTGGGTGTGCAGACGAAGATGCGCCATGAAGTAATTAACGTGGACACTGCCCGCCGGACGCTGAAGGCCCGCAATCTGGTCACTGGTGAAGAGCTCGAAGATACGTATGACAAGCTGATCATGACCACAGGCTCATGGCCGGTTGTGCCTAAGCTGGAGGGGATTGACCTGGAGGGCATCCTGCTCTCGAAGAACTATCATCACTCTAACACCATTATTGAGGAAGCGCAGAAGGTGAAGAGAATTACAGTGGTTGGCGCTGGTTATATCGGGGTGGAGCTGGTGGAGGCTTTTCAGATGAACGGCAAGGAGGTTACGCTGATCGACGGGGAAGAGCGGATTCTGAGCAAGTACCTGGATGAAGAATTCACAGCACCGATTGAGCAGTCGCTTAAGGATCACGGGATCAAGCTTGCGCTGGGCGAGAAGGTGGCCTCCTTCGCCGGTGAGAACGGCAGAGTAACCAAGGTCATTACCAGCAAAGGTGAGCATGAGACGGATCTGGTCATTCTCTGCATCGGCTTCCGCCCGAATACGGAGCTGCTGAAGGGTCAAGTTGATATGCTGCCGAACGGCGCGATCATGGTCAACGATTATATGCAGACCAGCCTGCCGGATGTGTACGCTGCCGGTGACAGCTGTGCGATCCATTACAACCCGACGGGTAAACACGCTTATATCCCGCTTGCCACGAATGCTGTCCGCATGGGAACACTCGTCGCTCGCAATCTGGTTGAGCACACCATCCCGTACATGGGTACGCAAGGAACATCTGGCATCAAGATCTATGAGGACAATATTGCCGGAACCGGCCTGACGGAAGAAGCCGCTAAGGCAGAGGGTATGGATACAGAAAGTGTAATGCTGGTGGACAACTACCGTCCGGAATTCATGCCAACCTTCGAGCAGGTTCAGGTCAAAGTGGTCTACGAACGCACCACCCGCCGCATTCTCGGCGCACAGATTATGTCCAAGATGGACCTGACCCAGTCGATCAACACAGTATCGGTCTGCATCCAGAATAAGATGACCGTAGACCAGCTGGCCTTCATCGACTTCTTCTTCCAGCCGCACTACAACAAGCCTTGGAACTTCCTGAACACCGCAGGTCTCCAGGCACTGCCGAAGCCAGCTCCCGTCAAGGAGCCAGTCCACGCTTAA
- a CDS encoding MOSC domain-containing protein — METEMKMEVVSLNVGKPKTVEYRNQPLSTGIYKLPVAGPLVIRAEGFDGDGQADLVNHGGPDKAVCVYPLKHYAYWEEQLGRKLDYSAFGENITARGLLETEVCIGDVYEIGTALLQVSQPRFPCFKLSQKHGPADMPARVLSTGYSGFYFRVLREGQIAAGDRIVKRESGTGRFPVKQVLYFMEHGRKDQSGLAELARLESLAGGIRERFRRWLEAAERPES; from the coding sequence ATGGAGACTGAAATGAAAATGGAGGTCGTCTCGCTGAATGTAGGCAAGCCGAAGACGGTGGAGTACCGTAACCAGCCGCTATCCACCGGCATCTATAAGTTGCCGGTTGCCGGTCCGCTGGTGATTCGTGCGGAAGGATTCGACGGTGACGGGCAGGCGGATCTGGTGAATCATGGCGGACCGGACAAGGCGGTCTGCGTCTATCCGTTGAAGCATTATGCTTACTGGGAGGAGCAGCTTGGCCGGAAGCTGGACTATTCCGCCTTTGGCGAGAATATCACAGCGCGCGGGCTGCTGGAGACCGAGGTCTGCATCGGGGATGTGTACGAGATCGGCACCGCCCTGCTGCAGGTGAGCCAGCCGCGCTTCCCGTGCTTCAAGCTCTCGCAGAAGCACGGTCCGGCGGACATGCCGGCGCGGGTGCTGTCTACCGGCTATAGCGGCTTCTACTTCCGCGTGCTGCGGGAGGGGCAGATTGCGGCCGGAGACCGGATTGTGAAGCGGGAGAGCGGCACGGGCCGCTTCCCGGTGAAGCAGGTGCTCTATTTCATGGAGCACGGCCGCAAGGATCAGAGCGGGCTGGCGGAGCTGGCCCGGCTGGAGAGCCTTGCAGGCGGCATCCGTGAGCGGTTCCGGCGCTGGCTGGAAGCAGCGGAGCGGCCGGAGAGCTAG
- a CDS encoding glutamine--tRNA ligase/YqeY domain fusion protein, which translates to MENQGTPSNFIKNVITEDLRSGKVKEVVTRFPPEPNGYLHIGHAKAIWINFTLADEFGGRTHLRFDDTNPLKEDTEYVNSIQEDVKWLGYEWEELRFASDYFGEMYERAELLIQKGKAYVDDLTADQIREFRGTLTEPGKNSPYRDRSIEENLDLFRRMRAGEFKDGEKVLRAKIDMASPNINLRDPVIYRISHSHHHNTGDAWCIYPMYTFAHPLEDAIEHVTHSLCSLEFEDQRPFYDWVVAECDMPAEPHQYEFGRLNLAQTVTSKRKLKLLVDEGHVDGWDDPRMPTISGLRRRGYTPEAIRSFVHETGISKSQGLVDLQMLEHFIREDLKLTVPRTMSVLRPLKVVITNYPEGETEYFEIENNVENPEMGNRMIPFSREIYIERDDFMEVPPNKYFRLFPGNEVRLKNAYFIKCNEFIKDENGEVVELHCTYDPETRSGSGFTGRKVKGTLHWVDASQAVPAEFRLYEPLISAEEAETDAEVEGLDGAADKPEQTFLDQLNPKSIEILQGFVEPGLKNSAPQDKFQFFRHGYFNVDSKYSTPEHLVFNLIVSLKSSFQPKKG; encoded by the coding sequence GTGGAGAATCAGGGTACACCCTCCAATTTCATTAAGAACGTAATTACCGAAGATCTCCGCTCGGGCAAGGTGAAGGAAGTCGTCACCCGCTTCCCGCCGGAGCCGAACGGGTATTTACATATCGGACATGCCAAGGCGATCTGGATTAACTTCACGCTGGCCGATGAATTCGGCGGCAGAACCCATCTGAGATTCGACGACACGAATCCGCTGAAAGAGGACACCGAGTATGTGAACTCCATTCAGGAGGATGTAAAGTGGCTCGGTTATGAGTGGGAGGAGCTGCGGTTCGCTTCCGATTACTTCGGGGAGATGTATGAGCGGGCGGAGCTGCTGATCCAGAAGGGCAAAGCCTATGTTGATGATCTTACAGCAGACCAGATCCGTGAATTCCGGGGAACGCTGACCGAGCCGGGCAAGAACAGCCCTTACCGCGATCGCAGCATCGAAGAGAATCTGGACCTGTTCCGCCGGATGCGGGCGGGCGAGTTCAAGGATGGCGAGAAGGTGCTGCGCGCCAAGATCGACATGGCTTCACCGAACATCAACCTGCGGGACCCGGTCATTTACCGGATCTCCCACTCCCATCATCACAATACGGGCGATGCCTGGTGCATCTACCCGATGTACACCTTCGCGCATCCGCTGGAGGATGCGATCGAGCATGTGACCCACTCCCTCTGTTCGCTGGAGTTCGAGGATCAGCGTCCGTTCTATGACTGGGTAGTGGCTGAATGCGACATGCCGGCAGAGCCGCATCAATATGAATTCGGCCGCCTTAATCTGGCTCAGACCGTGACCAGCAAGCGCAAGCTGAAGCTGCTGGTGGATGAAGGTCATGTGGACGGCTGGGATGATCCCCGGATGCCGACCATCTCGGGGCTGCGCCGCCGCGGGTATACGCCGGAAGCGATCCGCAGCTTCGTTCATGAGACCGGTATTTCCAAAAGCCAGGGTCTGGTCGACCTGCAAATGCTGGAGCATTTCATCCGTGAAGACTTGAAGCTGACCGTGCCCCGGACGATGTCCGTCCTGCGGCCGCTGAAGGTAGTTATCACCAATTATCCCGAAGGCGAAACCGAGTATTTCGAGATTGAGAACAACGTGGAGAATCCGGAGATGGGCAACCGCATGATTCCGTTCTCCCGTGAGATCTATATTGAGCGCGATGACTTCATGGAGGTTCCGCCGAACAAGTACTTCCGCCTGTTCCCGGGCAATGAGGTCCGCCTGAAGAATGCTTATTTCATCAAATGCAACGAGTTCATTAAGGATGAGAACGGCGAGGTTGTCGAGCTGCACTGCACCTATGATCCGGAGACGAGAAGCGGCAGCGGGTTCACCGGCCGTAAGGTTAAGGGAACGCTGCACTGGGTAGATGCCAGTCAAGCCGTTCCGGCGGAATTCCGCCTCTATGAGCCGCTGATTTCTGCCGAGGAGGCGGAGACCGATGCCGAGGTTGAAGGGCTGGATGGCGCCGCCGACAAGCCGGAGCAGACCTTCCTGGACCAGCTGAATCCGAAGTCAATTGAGATTCTCCAGGGCTTCGTGGAGCCGGGCCTGAAGAACAGTGCGCCGCAGGACAAGTTCCAGTTCTTCCGCCACGGGTACTTCAACGTAGACAGCAAGTACTCGACACCGGAGCATCTGGTTTTCAATCTGATCGTATCGCTCAAAAGCTCCTTCCAGCCCAAAAAGGGCTAA
- a CDS encoding GNAT family protein, translated as MFNYVIDEELKLKLLLPEHSRQMYALVERSRHRLRQWLPWVDNVTEQSHLSTFIKNSVKQGSDNGGFTAGLWVRDEFAGIIGYHEIDWHNRSVGIGYWLGEGYEGQGYMTSACRVFVDYALLELELNRIEIRCATGNKASRAIPERLGFIFEGVIRQAEKLPGGYVNHAVYGLLRSEWKLMG; from the coding sequence ATGTTTAATTATGTCATTGATGAGGAACTTAAGCTGAAGCTGCTGTTGCCGGAGCATTCCCGCCAGATGTACGCCCTGGTGGAGCGCTCACGCCACCGGCTCAGGCAGTGGCTGCCTTGGGTGGACAACGTAACGGAGCAGTCGCATCTCTCCACATTCATCAAGAATTCCGTGAAGCAGGGCAGCGACAACGGCGGATTCACCGCCGGGCTGTGGGTCCGCGATGAATTCGCCGGGATCATCGGTTATCATGAGATTGACTGGCATAACCGCTCGGTCGGCATCGGCTACTGGCTCGGCGAGGGCTATGAGGGTCAAGGCTATATGACCAGCGCCTGCCGGGTCTTTGTGGACTACGCCCTGCTGGAGCTTGAGCTGAACCGCATCGAGATCCGCTGCGCCACCGGGAACAAAGCCAGCCGGGCAATCCCTGAGCGGCTCGGCTTCATCTTCGAGGGCGTCATCCGCCAGGCCGAGAAGCTTCCGGGCGGTTATGTCAACCACGCAGTGTACGGCCTGCTGCGCAGCGAATGGAAGCTGATGGGGTGA
- a CDS encoding MFS transporter: MQSLRENLNKQLSFTSLKWFNFFVYGTVVLFTSFFPLYLQDVGMNKLEIGCLMSVGALVSIIANPFWGIWSDRYQNIRRIVLVMLTGTLVLSQLVFQANTYEMIYISILFFYFFQGPLFAQSNTMILSYIDGTSRRFSSFRLWGSLGWAFTAILAGPVIEWAGISVLSYLFAALLCAAMIALIMLPKLDHSIGIAPLPFKGMRHIFHNPFFLCFILFGILVAIPNTMNNTFVSLYITELGGSKTMIGLAVFLSSILEMGVLFLCNYILGRRVSVLLASLTVVSALFFLRWWLMADATTPLQVAIIQVLHSITFGGFFYVGTQLTMLLVPQPYRSSGQALYTLAWSGIAGILGGVLGGWLYQTLGAQTMYQSGAILALFGTIGFGLMWLFIIRGKYQSADDAEDELPED; encoded by the coding sequence GTGCAAAGTTTGCGGGAGAACCTCAATAAGCAGCTGTCTTTCACCTCTCTGAAATGGTTCAACTTCTTCGTGTATGGAACAGTCGTCCTCTTCACCAGCTTCTTTCCGCTGTATCTGCAGGATGTCGGAATGAACAAGCTGGAGATCGGGTGCCTGATGTCAGTAGGCGCGCTGGTATCCATTATCGCCAACCCCTTCTGGGGCATCTGGAGTGACCGTTATCAGAATATCCGGCGGATCGTCCTCGTCATGCTGACGGGTACACTGGTCTTGTCCCAGCTTGTATTTCAGGCGAATACATATGAAATGATCTACATCTCCATCCTGTTCTTTTATTTCTTCCAGGGGCCGCTCTTCGCCCAGAGCAACACTATGATTCTCAGTTATATTGACGGAACCAGCCGCAGGTTCAGCTCGTTCCGGCTGTGGGGCTCGTTAGGCTGGGCCTTCACAGCGATTCTGGCCGGTCCTGTAATTGAATGGGCCGGCATCTCAGTGCTGTCCTATCTGTTTGCGGCCCTGCTCTGCGCTGCGATGATCGCACTGATCATGCTGCCGAAGCTCGACCATTCCATTGGTATTGCCCCCCTGCCGTTCAAGGGGATGCGCCATATCTTCCATAATCCGTTCTTCCTGTGCTTCATCCTCTTCGGCATACTGGTAGCGATTCCGAATACGATGAATAATACCTTTGTGTCACTGTACATCACGGAGCTGGGCGGAAGCAAGACCATGATTGGCCTCGCCGTATTCCTGTCCTCCATTCTGGAGATGGGGGTGCTGTTCCTGTGCAATTACATCCTCGGGCGCAGAGTCTCTGTGCTGCTGGCCTCACTTACCGTAGTCAGCGCGCTGTTCTTCCTGCGCTGGTGGCTGATGGCCGATGCCACCACGCCGCTGCAGGTGGCCATCATCCAGGTACTGCACTCCATTACCTTCGGCGGCTTCTTCTATGTCGGCACCCAGCTGACCATGCTGCTGGTCCCGCAGCCTTACCGGTCCTCGGGACAGGCGCTCTACACGCTCGCCTGGAGCGGCATTGCCGGCATTCTCGGCGGTGTGCTCGGCGGCTGGCTGTACCAGACGCTCGGCGCACAGACGATGTATCAGTCCGGAGCGATCCTCGCCCTCTTCGGCACGATCGGCTTCGGCCTGATGTGGCTCTTCATCATCCGCGGCAAATACCAGTCCGCAGATGATGCTGAAGATGAGCTGCCGGAGGATTAA
- a CDS encoding GNAT family N-acetyltransferase, with protein sequence MQQLDRKSALVIRPSELKDARELIMLDHMIWTEETAPGPLMWRSREDYLLHAPPGSQLIALQDGELCGVVGFGCPTELESNRHVCEVNIAVHPHFQRQGVGSRLIAEIKRHAASHGIRKLRLRVLSCNTPAILFYRKCGFEEEGRLREEFYLGGRYVDEIFMSCRLTGGEGDGD encoded by the coding sequence ATGCAACAATTAGACAGGAAATCTGCCCTGGTCATCCGCCCATCGGAACTGAAGGATGCCCGGGAGCTGATTATGCTTGATCATATGATCTGGACAGAGGAGACCGCGCCGGGTCCGCTGATGTGGCGCTCGCGGGAGGATTATCTGCTTCATGCGCCGCCCGGCTCCCAGCTTATAGCCTTGCAGGACGGCGAGCTGTGCGGAGTTGTCGGCTTCGGCTGTCCCACGGAGCTGGAGAGCAACCGCCATGTCTGCGAGGTGAATATCGCGGTCCATCCGCATTTTCAGCGCCAGGGTGTCGGCAGCCGCCTGATCGCAGAGATCAAACGCCATGCCGCCAGCCATGGCATCCGCAAGCTGCGCCTGCGGGTGCTGTCCTGCAACACACCGGCAATCCTGTTCTACCGCAAATGCGGATTCGAGGAAGAGGGCAGGCTGCGGGAGGAATTCTATCTGGGCGGGCGCTATGTGGATGAGATATTCATGAGCTGCAGGCTGACGGGAGGAGAAGGGGATGGAGACTGA
- a CDS encoding MFS transporter — MRFLQAYPKEVKVFLIASLINATGSALMWPLVTMYVFDELGRSMTDAGFVLLVQSLGGIAGQLLGGSLYHKVGVNRLIVGALAMNALMLFALPWASGNWSLFIVVMGLVGLFNSLSLPAIQAFIGFRFAEQRAELFNIIYVANNIGVALGTSLSGFLGNYMLSFVLNGVTSAVFAGFFFVYLRKVGSAPAQDHGTRRQPQGGMSGWRLMGNTRIYLYMALGSMFLLIGNSIWNTGVSPFIISEGWSKQLYGFLWTLNGVLIFVAQPLVSLIKRWFAATSASQMTASAVFYLAGYAVLLFLPSYPGMLLAMVLATLGEMLISPAMPSFISEHARHNAPFYLGLSGGIGAAGRVIGPYLMGRQFDRGGLAPTGWLACGMAVLAVGFFLLHAYMNRSAERQLARRTA; from the coding sequence ATGAGATTTCTGCAAGCCTATCCGAAGGAAGTTAAGGTCTTCCTGATTGCAAGCTTAATTAACGCAACCGGCAGTGCGCTGATGTGGCCGCTGGTGACGATGTATGTATTCGATGAACTGGGACGCAGCATGACCGATGCGGGATTCGTTCTGCTGGTGCAGTCCCTTGGCGGAATTGCCGGGCAGCTGCTCGGCGGCTCTCTGTACCACAAGGTTGGCGTCAACCGCCTGATTGTCGGTGCGCTGGCGATGAATGCCCTGATGCTGTTCGCTCTGCCGTGGGCAAGCGGCAACTGGAGCCTGTTCATCGTTGTAATGGGGCTGGTGGGGCTGTTCAACTCCCTGTCGCTTCCGGCGATTCAGGCTTTCATTGGCTTCCGGTTCGCGGAGCAGCGTGCAGAGCTGTTCAATATTATCTATGTGGCGAATAATATAGGGGTAGCTCTGGGGACATCGCTGAGCGGCTTCCTGGGCAATTATATGCTGAGCTTTGTGCTGAACGGGGTGACCTCGGCGGTATTCGCGGGCTTTTTCTTCGTCTACCTGCGCAAGGTGGGCTCAGCGCCTGCACAGGATCATGGCACCAGAAGACAACCGCAAGGCGGGATGTCCGGCTGGCGGCTCATGGGCAATACCCGAATCTATCTCTATATGGCGCTTGGTTCAATGTTTCTCCTGATCGGCAACTCGATCTGGAATACGGGCGTATCACCGTTTATTATCTCGGAAGGCTGGTCGAAGCAGCTCTACGGCTTCCTCTGGACACTGAACGGTGTGCTGATCTTCGTGGCCCAGCCGCTGGTCAGCCTCATCAAGCGCTGGTTCGCCGCTACCTCCGCTTCCCAGATGACTGCAAGCGCGGTGTTCTATCTGGCCGGGTACGCTGTCCTTCTGTTCCTGCCAAGCTATCCGGGGATGCTGCTGGCGATGGTCCTGGCTACCCTGGGCGAGATGCTGATCTCTCCGGCGATGCCTTCCTTCATCTCGGAGCATGCCCGGCACAATGCACCTTTCTATCTGGGGCTGAGCGGCGGAATCGGCGCGGCCGGTCGGGTCATCGGACCCTATCTGATGGGCCGGCAATTCGACCGGGGCGGCCTTGCTCCAACAGGCTGGCTGGCTTGCGGCATGGCGGTGCTGGCGGTGGGCTTCTTCCTGCTTCACGCTTATATGAACCGTTCCGCCGAGCGGCAGCTTGCGCGCAGAACGGCATAG
- a CDS encoding DUF2164 domain-containing protein gives MKPVKLPKEQREMIIDNIRAHFEAERGETIGHLAADNLLEFFLQELGPVLYNSALSDCRTLVGQRMQAMEEDIYALEWRKRS, from the coding sequence ATGAAACCGGTTAAACTGCCCAAGGAGCAGCGGGAAATGATTATAGACAACATCCGCGCCCACTTCGAGGCTGAACGCGGGGAAACCATCGGGCATCTGGCCGCAGACAATCTGCTGGAATTCTTCCTGCAGGAGCTGGGTCCGGTGCTCTACAACAGTGCGCTTAGCGACTGCCGCACACTGGTCGGCCAGCGTATGCAGGCGATGGAGGAAGACATCTACGCACTGGAGTGGAGGAAGCGCAGCTAG
- a CDS encoding formate/nitrite transporter family protein, translating into MAYNKPQAIAEVTVENGIKKAHNPLSTVLILGFLGGAFIALGFLLDIRVIASAPAEWGSIANFIGAAVFPVGLILVLLAGGELLTGNMMAVPLAFMAKKISFWEVMKNLVLITLSNLAGALFVAYFFGHIVGLTSDGAYLEKLVSMAEHKIDASFLQAFISGIGCNWLVALAVWLSYGADNFSGKILGIWFPTMAFVAIGFQHVVANMFLIPAAIFEGHFTWGQYFGNFVPVWLGNLTGGAIFVGAAYWMAYLRKEQAPAASAQGVPAAGLKKHA; encoded by the coding sequence ATGGCTTATAACAAACCGCAGGCAATCGCTGAAGTGACGGTGGAGAACGGAATTAAGAAGGCGCATAATCCGCTCAGCACTGTACTCATTCTCGGTTTCCTGGGAGGAGCGTTTATTGCGCTCGGATTTTTGCTGGATATTCGCGTCATTGCCAGTGCGCCCGCTGAATGGGGGTCCATTGCCAACTTCATCGGAGCAGCGGTGTTCCCGGTGGGACTGATCCTGGTGCTGCTGGCCGGAGGTGAGCTGCTGACAGGCAATATGATGGCGGTGCCGCTGGCATTTATGGCGAAGAAGATCTCGTTCTGGGAAGTAATGAAGAACCTGGTACTGATCACGCTCAGCAACCTGGCAGGTGCGCTGTTCGTGGCTTACTTCTTCGGGCACATCGTTGGTCTGACCTCAGACGGCGCATATCTGGAGAAGCTGGTAAGTATGGCAGAGCACAAGATCGATGCTTCCTTCCTGCAGGCCTTCATCTCGGGGATCGGCTGTAACTGGCTCGTTGCCCTGGCTGTATGGCTCTCGTATGGGGCAGATAACTTCAGCGGCAAAATCCTCGGCATCTGGTTCCCGACCATGGCCTTCGTAGCCATCGGCTTCCAGCACGTTGTAGCCAACATGTTCCTTATCCCTGCTGCGATCTTCGAAGGGCATTTCACCTGGGGCCAGTATTTCGGCAACTTCGTTCCGGTCTGGCTCGGCAATCTGACGGGCGGTGCAATCTTCGTCGGTGCCGCGTACTGGATGGCCTACCTGCGCAAGGAACAGGCTCCCGCAGCTTCTGCTCAAGGCGTTCCTGCTGCCGGGCTGAAGAAGCACGCTTAA
- a CDS encoding ABC transporter ATP-binding protein, which produces MNNDQASQKRGAGMKPFLKLLRDTKPSYLMLALALGLSIISTLVGLVIPMFTKNLVDGFSLASVSKLQIALIAGAFIAQTVAGGVSIYLLNAAGQRMVAGLRDRLWRKFLVLPVSYYNENRTGESVSRMTNDTGILKTLISEHVASLFTGIISIVGSISVLLYLNWKMTLVLFTVLPLSALILVPLGRQMYKISKGTQDETASFTAVLSGVLSEIRLVKASGAEQKEYEAGRQGIMNLLAFGLREGKVSALISPLVSFVFMMLLVVIIGYGGMQVSSGELTAGELVAFILYLIQIIMPLTQLTQFFTQLQKAKGASERMIETLEAKEEVYEGVLEAAGEDGPVEVEDLSFGYKTGEKVLDRISFTMQPGQVTAIVGPSGGGKTTLFSLLERFYEPLSGVIRLDGKPASLFSLKSWRGRIGYVSQESPLLAGTIAENLAYGLEREVSQDELRRAAAMAYADGFIEELPDGYDTDVGERGVKLSGGQRQRIAIARALLRDPKILMLDEATSSLDSQSEAVVQQALGNLMQGRTTIVIAHRLATVVNADQIIFMEKGRITGKGTHEELLRNHELYREFAEQQLQMNTPELQSRGAGEDSTGYGQNTNSGRRSAYPRIGGRVPES; this is translated from the coding sequence ATGAACAACGATCAAGCTTCGCAGAAGCGGGGAGCCGGCATGAAGCCGTTCCTGAAGCTGCTTCGCGATACCAAACCATCTTATCTAATGCTGGCGCTGGCACTTGGCCTCAGCATCATATCGACCCTTGTAGGTCTCGTTATTCCAATGTTCACGAAGAATCTGGTCGACGGCTTCTCGCTGGCCTCTGTCAGCAAGCTGCAAATCGCCCTGATCGCCGGAGCCTTCATTGCCCAGACCGTGGCCGGCGGGGTGTCCATCTATCTGCTGAATGCGGCCGGGCAGAGAATGGTCGCCGGGCTGCGGGACCGGTTGTGGCGCAAATTCCTTGTGCTGCCTGTGTCCTATTATAATGAGAACCGGACGGGCGAGAGCGTCAGCCGGATGACCAACGATACGGGAATTCTCAAAACCCTGATCTCGGAGCATGTAGCCAGCCTTTTTACCGGGATTATCTCTATTGTAGGCTCCATCTCGGTGCTGCTCTATCTGAATTGGAAAATGACGCTGGTGCTGTTCACGGTCCTGCCGCTGTCAGCGCTGATTCTGGTGCCGCTGGGGCGGCAGATGTACAAAATCTCCAAGGGCACCCAGGATGAGACGGCCTCCTTCACCGCTGTTCTCAGCGGCGTACTGTCCGAGATCCGGCTGGTGAAAGCCTCGGGAGCCGAACAGAAGGAATATGAAGCCGGACGGCAAGGGATTATGAACCTGCTCGCCTTCGGGCTTCGCGAGGGCAAGGTCAGTGCGCTGATCAGCCCGCTGGTTTCCTTCGTCTTCATGATGCTGCTCGTAGTCATTATCGGCTATGGCGGGATGCAAGTCTCCTCGGGGGAGCTTACTGCCGGTGAGCTGGTCGCTTTTATTCTGTATCTGATTCAGATTATTATGCCGCTGACACAATTAACTCAATTCTTCACCCAGCTCCAGAAGGCCAAGGGGGCGTCCGAGCGGATGATTGAGACTCTTGAAGCCAAGGAAGAGGTCTATGAGGGCGTTCTGGAGGCTGCCGGCGAAGACGGTCCTGTTGAGGTCGAAGACCTTAGCTTCGGGTACAAGACGGGGGAGAAGGTGCTGGACCGAATCAGCTTCACGATGCAGCCGGGACAGGTCACAGCGATTGTCGGTCCAAGCGGCGGCGGCAAAACCACCCTGTTCTCGCTGCTGGAACGCTTCTACGAGCCATTAAGCGGAGTGATCCGGCTGGACGGCAAGCCAGCATCACTGTTCTCGCTGAAATCCTGGCGCGGGCGGATCGGATATGTCTCTCAGGAGAGTCCGCTGCTGGCCGGGACGATTGCCGAGAATCTGGCCTACGGCCTGGAGCGTGAGGTCAGTCAGGACGAGCTGCGGCGTGCGGCGGCGATGGCCTATGCGGACGGCTTCATTGAGGAGCTGCCGGACGGCTATGATACCGATGTGGGCGAGCGCGGGGTCAAGCTGTCCGGCGGACAGCGGCAGCGGATTGCCATTGCCAGGGCACTGCTGCGCGATCCGAAGATTCTGATGCTGGACGAGGCTACATCCAGTCTCGACAGCCAGTCCGAGGCCGTGGTGCAGCAGGCGCTGGGGAATCTGATGCAGGGCCGGACCACGATTGTCATTGCTCACAGGCTGGCGACGGTGGTGAATGCGGACCAGATTATTTTCATGGAGAAAGGCCGGATAACCGGCAAGGGTACACACGAGGAACTGCTGCGTAATCATGAGTTGTACCGTGAATTCGCTGAGCAGCAGCTGCAGATGAATACACCAGAGCTTCAGAGCCGAGGTGCCGGGGAGGATTCAACAGGCTATGGCCAAAATACTAATAGTGGACGACGATCCGCATATCCGCGAATTGGTGGGCGTGTTCCTGAGAGCTGA